A single window of Egibacteraceae bacterium DNA harbors:
- the proB gene encoding glutamate 5-kinase, whose translation MTTARFDPPRRVVVKVGSSSLRGPTGGLDRDLVADLVTQLVAVRAKGVEVVLVSSGAVAAGLHPLGLVHRPSDLPTLQATASVGQGLLVHTYQQSFAVHGMVCGQVLLTPDDVVQRARYLNARQTFERLLELGAVPLVNENDTVATDELRFGDNDRLAALAASMLGADLLVLLSDVDGLLDGDPSQVPDLPVLDRVDDLSTLDTRTFDRTGSDVGSGGMASKVEAVRIATFSAAHCVIANARRPGVVRAVVGGAPVGTWFPPNARRPESRKLWIAFATAPQGSVFVDEGAVTALVEGNKSLLAAGVVAVDGRFSAGDAVDVRGPDERVVARGLVAYGRDDVERLLGRSTGAATAELGAEYARAVIHRDSLVVVA comes from the coding sequence GTGACCACGGCCCGCTTCGACCCTCCACGCCGGGTGGTCGTGAAGGTCGGCTCGTCGAGCCTGCGCGGTCCGACGGGGGGACTGGACCGCGACCTGGTCGCCGACCTGGTCACCCAGCTGGTCGCCGTGCGTGCCAAGGGCGTCGAGGTGGTGCTCGTGTCCAGCGGGGCGGTCGCCGCTGGGCTGCACCCCCTCGGGCTCGTGCACCGGCCGAGCGACCTGCCCACCCTGCAGGCGACGGCCAGTGTCGGGCAGGGCCTCCTCGTGCACACCTACCAGCAGTCCTTCGCCGTGCACGGCATGGTGTGCGGGCAGGTGCTGCTGACTCCCGACGACGTCGTCCAGCGGGCGCGGTACCTGAACGCCCGCCAGACCTTCGAGAGACTGCTGGAGCTCGGAGCGGTCCCGCTCGTGAACGAGAACGACACCGTCGCCACCGACGAGCTGCGCTTCGGTGACAACGACCGGCTGGCGGCGCTGGCGGCCAGCATGCTCGGCGCGGACCTGCTCGTGCTGCTGTCCGACGTCGACGGGCTGCTCGACGGAGATCCGAGCCAGGTTCCCGACCTGCCGGTGCTCGACCGCGTCGACGACCTGAGCACCCTGGACACCCGCACGTTCGATCGGACCGGGTCCGACGTGGGCAGCGGCGGGATGGCCAGCAAGGTGGAGGCGGTGCGGATCGCGACCTTCAGCGCCGCCCACTGCGTGATCGCCAATGCGCGCCGGCCGGGGGTGGTGCGTGCGGTCGTCGGGGGCGCACCGGTGGGGACCTGGTTCCCGCCGAACGCCCGGCGCCCCGAGAGCCGCAAGCTCTGGATCGCGTTCGCGACCGCGCCCCAGGGCTCGGTGTTCGTCGACGAGGGCGCCGTGACGGCGCTGGTCGAGGGCAACAAGTCGCTCTTGGCCGCCGGTGTGGTCGCCGTCGACGGGCGCTTCTCGGCGGGTGACGCCGTCGACGTGCGTGGACCCGACGAGCGGGTCGTCGCCCGCGGGCTGGTGGCGTACGGACGCGACGACGTCGAGCGGCTGCTCGGGCGGTCCACCGGTGCGGCCACCGCCGAGCTCGGCGCCGAGTACGCCCGCGCGGTGATCCACCGCGACTCGCTGGTCGTGGTGGCCTAG
- the obgE gene encoding GTPase ObgE, with protein sequence MSTFVDQVKVHVAGGHGGDGVTAFARQPFEPKGRPEGGDGGHGGSVVVRASSNVATLVDYHHRPHRKAGNGQHGEGDLRRGADGEDVVLTVPRGTVVRDADGTVLGDLLGDGAELVAVAGGRGGRGNAAFATAQRRGPRFHEHGEPASERWLVLELKLVADVALVGYPNGGKSSLIARLSAAKPKIADYPFTTLAPNLGVVSHDDLDYVVADVPGLIQGASEGRGLGHEFLRHVERAGVLVHVLDCANYEQRDPRDDLATIVAELAAYQSELLERPALVWLNKVDADRDTAEIIRPDLEAAGWEVLAGSAVTGEGLPALRHRLAALVAFARTQQTTPEHTPERPVLRPAGQHSKVDFAVEQIKGGFRVSGDRVERWVVMADLDNPEAVRHLQGRLVRAGVERALVKAGAVRGDDVEIAGAVFAFEPDQADLPPEDPAEDDQTDGPADGLAGGRGGA encoded by the coding sequence ATGAGCACGTTCGTGGATCAGGTGAAGGTGCACGTGGCCGGTGGGCACGGGGGCGACGGCGTCACGGCCTTCGCGCGCCAGCCGTTCGAGCCCAAGGGGCGCCCCGAGGGCGGGGACGGCGGGCACGGGGGGTCGGTCGTGGTGCGCGCGTCCTCGAACGTGGCCACGCTCGTGGACTACCACCACCGTCCCCACCGCAAGGCCGGCAACGGCCAGCACGGCGAGGGGGACCTGCGCCGGGGTGCCGACGGCGAGGACGTGGTCCTGACGGTGCCCCGGGGCACGGTGGTGCGCGACGCCGACGGGACCGTGCTCGGCGACCTGCTCGGCGACGGTGCGGAGCTGGTCGCGGTCGCGGGCGGGCGGGGCGGGCGGGGCAACGCCGCCTTCGCCACCGCGCAGCGCCGGGGGCCGCGCTTCCACGAGCACGGCGAGCCGGCCTCGGAGCGGTGGCTGGTCCTGGAGCTGAAGCTCGTCGCGGACGTGGCGCTGGTCGGCTACCCCAACGGCGGCAAGTCGTCGCTGATCGCGCGGCTGTCGGCCGCCAAGCCGAAGATCGCCGACTACCCGTTCACCACGCTGGCGCCCAACCTGGGGGTGGTGAGCCACGACGACCTCGACTACGTGGTCGCCGACGTCCCCGGCCTCATCCAGGGGGCGAGCGAGGGCCGCGGCCTCGGCCACGAGTTCCTGCGCCACGTCGAGCGCGCCGGGGTGCTGGTGCATGTCCTGGACTGCGCGAACTACGAGCAGCGCGACCCCCGCGACGACTTGGCGACCATCGTCGCCGAGCTGGCCGCCTACCAGTCCGAGCTGCTGGAGCGCCCGGCCCTGGTGTGGCTGAACAAGGTCGACGCCGACCGTGACACCGCCGAGATCATCCGCCCGGACCTGGAGGCGGCCGGGTGGGAGGTCCTGGCCGGCAGCGCGGTCACGGGGGAGGGGCTCCCGGCGTTGCGCCACCGCCTCGCCGCCCTCGTCGCGTTCGCGCGCACCCAGCAGACGACACCCGAGCACACCCCCGAGCGACCGGTGCTGCGCCCCGCCGGTCAGCACTCCAAGGTGGACTTCGCCGTCGAGCAGATCAAGGGTGGGTTCCGCGTGTCCGGGGATCGCGTGGAGCGCTGGGTGGTCATGGCCGACCTCGACAACCCCGAGGCTGTCCGCCACCTGCAGGGCCGGCTGGTGCGCGCGGGCGTGGAGCGCGCGCTGGTCAAGGCGGGGGCGGTGCGCGGCGACGACGTGGAGATCGCCGGCGCCGTGTTCGCGTTCGAACCTGACCAGGCCGACCTCCCGCCCGAGGACCCAGCCGAGGACGACCAGACCGACGGCCCCGCCGACGGTCTGGCGGGTGGCCGGGGCGGGGCGTGA